A part of Podarcis muralis chromosome 13, rPodMur119.hap1.1, whole genome shotgun sequence genomic DNA contains:
- the LACC1 gene encoding purine nucleoside phosphorylase LACC1 isoform X1, whose amino-acid sequence MAKAVLIDLCIFGPRSWNNWTQASVIRTLETLGENYPVYLMCCQTFGSEGNCGDVFHTAIRGFHGPGKQLEVVCAKNTVAVLYTIKQKLDEKGIDTVKVIVPAQRKPLMREYVNQLFTSVYQFEFKDFQMNCEENNLRKSAELQGELMPLTDQDREKIQTEITIFLKSLPSLKGELTILKSSLIPDPIFLHGFTTRTGGISYIPTLSSFNLFSSSKRRDPPIVVKENLRRLAAAAGFNPDAYHRVKVNHASDVWVMGKAEPDNYDGIVTNQKGVTLAAPGADCIPVLFADPVKKACGAAHSGWQGTLLGVSMAVINAMVTEYGCDVKDILVVLGPSVGPCCFKLPRESAKSFLRIHPKCVRLYESSTPYVDIRRATRILLETGGVLPQNIQDDSVTDQNQNVTVCTSCCPDKFYSHVRDGENFGTQIGFISIRD is encoded by the exons ATGGCGAAGGCAGTCTTGATTGATTTGTGCATCTTCGGACCCAGGTCGTGGAATAACTGGACCCAGGCGTCGGTGATCAGAACATTAGAAACTCTGGGGGAGAACTATCCTGTTTACCTTATGTGTTGCCAAACCTTTGGAAGTGAAGGGAATTGTGGAGATGTCTTTCATACAGCAATACGAGGCTTTCATGGCCCAGGGAAACAACTTGAGGTTGTGTGTGCCAAAAATACAGTTGCTGTCTTATACACCATTAAACAAAAACTCGATGAAAAAGGCATCGACACTGTTAAAGTAATCGTGCCGGCGCAAAGAAAACCCTTAATGAGAGAGTACGTGAATCAACTTTTTACTAGTGTTTACCAGTTTGAGTTTAAAGATTTTCAGATGAACTGTGAAGAAAACAACCTCAGAAAATCTGCAGAACTGCAAGGTGAATTAATGCCACTTACAGACCAAGACAGAGAGAAGATCCAAACTGAGATAACGATATTTTTGAAGAGCCTTCCTAGTCTGAAAGGGGAACTTACCATTCTCAAGTCTTCATTGATCCCAG ATCCTATCTTCCTCCATGGATTCACTACAAGAACGGGCGGCATCTCCTATATACCGACGTTGAGCTCTTTCAATCTCTTCAGTAGTTCCAAACGACGTGACCCACCCATTGTGGTTAAGGAAAACCTTCGCAGGCTAGCTGCCGCTGCTGGATTCAACCCTGATGCATATCACAGGGTAAAG GTCAACCACGCCAGTGATGTTTGGGTCATGGGAAAGGCCGAGCCGGATAACTACGATGGGATAGTAACTAACCAGAAAGGTGTTACACTCGCTGCCCCTGGAGCAGACTGCATCCCTGTGCTTTTCGCTGATCCCGTCAAGAAAGCATGTGGTGCTGCTCATTCAG GTTGGCAAGGCACCTTGTTAGGAGTATCGATGGCTGTCATTAACGCGATGGTAACTGAATACGGTTGCGACGTGAAGGATATCCTTGTGGTCCTGGGGCCGTCGGTTGGGCCCTGTTGCTTTAAACTGCCTCGGGAATCGGCAAAAAGTTTTCTTAGGATTCATCCCAAGTGCGTAAGACTTTATGAATCGTCAACCCCATACGTTGACATCAGAAGAGCAACACG taTTCTTCTGGAGACTGGAGGGGTTCTGCCTCAGAACATACAGGATGACTCTGTAACAGACCAGAACCAAAATGTAACTGTCTGTACATCATGTTGCCCTGATAAATTCTATTCTCATGTCCGTGATGGTGAGAACTTTGGAACACAGATTGGCTTCATATCAATTAGAGACTGA
- the LACC1 gene encoding purine nucleoside phosphorylase LACC1 isoform X2, with amino-acid sequence MGKAEPDNYDGIVTNQKGVTLAAPGADCIPVLFADPVKKACGAAHSGWQGTLLGVSMAVINAMVTEYGCDVKDILVVLGPSVGPCCFKLPRESAKSFLRIHPKCVRLYESSTPYVDIRRATRILLETGGVLPQNIQDDSVTDQNQNVTVCTSCCPDKFYSHVRDGENFGTQIGFISIRD; translated from the exons ATGGGAAAGGCCGAGCCGGATAACTACGATGGGATAGTAACTAACCAGAAAGGTGTTACACTCGCTGCCCCTGGAGCAGACTGCATCCCTGTGCTTTTCGCTGATCCCGTCAAGAAAGCATGTGGTGCTGCTCATTCAG GTTGGCAAGGCACCTTGTTAGGAGTATCGATGGCTGTCATTAACGCGATGGTAACTGAATACGGTTGCGACGTGAAGGATATCCTTGTGGTCCTGGGGCCGTCGGTTGGGCCCTGTTGCTTTAAACTGCCTCGGGAATCGGCAAAAAGTTTTCTTAGGATTCATCCCAAGTGCGTAAGACTTTATGAATCGTCAACCCCATACGTTGACATCAGAAGAGCAACACG taTTCTTCTGGAGACTGGAGGGGTTCTGCCTCAGAACATACAGGATGACTCTGTAACAGACCAGAACCAAAATGTAACTGTCTGTACATCATGTTGCCCTGATAAATTCTATTCTCATGTCCGTGATGGTGAGAACTTTGGAACACAGATTGGCTTCATATCAATTAGAGACTGA